GAAATGCTGCCCAAGATGTATCCGCGCAAGACGGCCAGCGTGACACTGCGTCTGGGCGATCTACTGTTGATTGGCGTTCCGGGCGAGATGGTGGCGGAACTGGGACGAACGATCAAACAGCGCGCGGCTCAGCAAACCGGAGCCGCCTATCCGGTCATCGGTGGGATCGCGGACGAATGGGACGGATACATTCTTTCCGCTCCCGAATATCGGCACGGCGGCTATGAGACGAGTGTCAGCTTCTACGGCGAGACCTTCGGCCAGACGATCGTCGACGGTGCACTCAAAGGAGTCTCTGCGCTGCCCGCTGTACCGAAATCAAAGTAACGCACGCTCATATCTGGACCTTCGAGTGGCATATCTAGACCTTCGCGGGGCCACGAGCAAAGGGAATTGCCGAATCTCGGGGCTTCCAGCGCGGTGCTCGTCCAGCCCCTGCCAACCGACCCGTATTTGAAGCCCTGACGCACCAGGCGCCGCAGAGACAAGATTGTCCAATGCCTTGGGAGCAAGAACGGTTACTCGCGCGCGACATGACAGTTGACGCACGAGTTGGCGATGGCCTGCGGATTGATTCGATGCCCTTCCTTACGGAAGGGTGTCAATTCTGCGTGGCACTGCCGGCAATCGGTATTGCGTTCAATCACGATGCGATGCACATGTTCGAAGTGCCAGTAGCTGGGCCGCGACTTGGCCAGATCGGCAGCCAGATCATGACAACTGGAGCAGCGGACCGAGTCATGAAATGAGCTGTTTGAGGCCTGTTTGAGGTCGGTGAGAATGGAACGCGCGGCAACCCGGCCGGTGACGATGCAAGGACCCAGGAACGTGCCCTCAAGTGCCGCCTTGCCATTGATGCCGCCCAGACCCGTCAGTTCTCCGACGGCATAAAGCCCAGGAATCGGCTGTTGCCGGTGATCCAGCACCTGACACTCGAGATTGATGGCGACGCCGCCCATGCTTTTTCGCGTCAAAGGAAACGCTTGCATCGCGTAATAGGGTGGCGTCGACAGTCGTGGTGACGCGTTGTTGGCGTATGCAGGACGCCCAGGACCAAATCGCTGAAAATCGTCGTCATTCCCCTTGTCGACCAGTTCGTTGTATCGACGCACCGTTTCAACGAGATTCTCGCTTGGCAACCCCGTTTTTTTCGCCAGTTCCTCGAGCGTCCCGGCCGACTTCACGAGCTCTGGGTTCTGTAGTATCTGTGCGTCCACCTTTTTGAAGTCCACCCAATCCGAGCCAGACACGACGAACTTTGGCTTCGTGGCTTCGTCAAACACGAACCACAACGTCGCCTGTTTCTGCGCCAGCAACTTGGGCATGACCTCTTTCGCCCACCCCCAGAGGTTGGCAAACTGTTGCCCTTCCGAATTGACGATCATTCCAAACATATTCGCGGCGCTCAGACCTCGATTGGTGCCTGGATAGCGAGGATCAGGAATCCCGGTGAAGTAATTCCATTGGTGGTCCATCTTCACAAGCTCGCCCCCTGCGGTTTCCGCGAGACGGTGCCCCTGCCCCACAGAATTGCGTCCCGAACCAACGAGAATCCGATCGGGAAAACGAAACTCGGCTGGCCAGAATTCGCGAACCATTTCCAAGTTGCTCTGAAAACCTCCGGTGGCGAGCACAATATGCTTCGCCGCGAAATGATGTGTTTGGCCTGTCCTCAGATTCCGCCCCATGACCCCCGTGACACGGCTGTCGCGAATGACAAGGCTTTCGACCTTGGTGTTCCACACAAAGACGAGATTGTGGTGTTCCAAGCATTCACGGTAGATCGGAGTCACCAGCCCCAGGCCGCGACCGGACGGTTGATGCTCGCGCTCAACCGAATTGCCCGGCGATGAACTGAGTTCGTCGAATCGGACTCCCAGATCCGTGATCCAATCGAAGATCTCGGCTCGCGAATTCTCAACGTAATACTTAACCCATTCCGGCTCGGCGTCCTCGCCAAACCGAACGAAATCCTGATAGGCAAGTTCGGGAGAATCCACAATCCCCTTGGCCGCCTGTACGGGAGTCCCGACGATGCTGACCGCCCCTTGCGACATGACCGCATGGCCGCCATAGACCGACGACATTTCGATCAGACAGACATGGACGTGACTTCGGGCCAGCTCCAAGGCGGTACAAAGCCCCGAAATCCCGCTTCCCACCACAATCGCATCGTAACCCGTGACCTCGGGTGAGCCTGGTTCGATGACCCTCTTGCCACTCGGCGGAAGCCCCTCATCGCTCTCGTCAGACCAGCCACTCGATGGGCTCTGCAGCCCTTGAATCGCGTCCCGGCAAGACGTCAGCGGCAATGTGCACGTGAATAACAACAGCACCACACAAATCCGCCGCGTCGGATTCGTTCGATTCTGGCGGAGCATGACGGATCCTTCGTCTGTAGTCTTGGACAGAATGAGAGCCCCTCTGACAACCGTTCAAGGGCACTTCGGGAAGCGAACGTCGTTCGAAAACACCCGGTCAGTAGAAACATCCGCAAACGATCACCGCAACTGTGTCGGCAAACGAATTGCCAGAATCCGAAGTCGCCTGGTCGCAAATCGAATGCGGACTAACTCGAACAGTCAACCGTCCTGACGAATCGGAATCCGCCGATCAAAAGATCACGATTCTGCGTGCTGGACACCGTACGCGGCACGAGTTATCAACTTCGATGCAAAGGTGTCCGCCCGCTTGCGTGCAGGTGAATGGCCGTGTTGCTCGCCCCAGGCGCATGATTGACACCTTGTCCTGCCCCGTACTCCATCCCAACCCGTTCCGCTCGTACCACGCAAGTGACCCAATAGGAGCAAAAGTCCAAACATGAAATATCGACGATTAGGGCGAACAAACTGGATGGTCAGCGAAGTCGGCTATGGAATGTGGGGGATGGCCGGATGGACAGGTTCTGACCTCGAAGAAGTCAATCGGGCTTTGCGGCGCTCGGTGGCGCTCGGCTGTAACTTCTTCGATACCGCATGGGGTTACGGCGCCGGAAAAAGTGAGGGAATTCTGGGTGACCTTGTTCGCGATTTTCCCGATCGCAAGCTCTTCACTGCGACCAAAATTCCTCCCAAAAACTTCAAATGGCCCAGCCTACGCGAGTTTTCGCTCGAAGATTGCTTCCCTCCGGGTCACATCGAACAATATGTCACCGACAGCCTGAAAAATTCCGGCCTGTCGTCATTCGATCTGATGCAGTTCCATACGTGGGAAGACTCGTGGCTTAAGGACGACCGCTGGTACCACACGATGTCGGACCTCAAGTCACAAGGCCTCTTCTCGTCGATCGGAATTAGCCAAAATCGATGGGAACCCTGGAATGGTGTGGAAGCGGTTAAAAGTGGGCTGATCGACTGCGTTCAGGTCATCTACAACATCTTCGATCAGAACCCAGAGGACGAACTGTTTCCCGCCTGTCAAAAATACGACGTGGGTGTCATTGCACGCGTGCCGTTTGACGAAGGGACCCTGACAGGAACACTGACGAAGTC
This genomic interval from Schlesneria paludicola DSM 18645 contains the following:
- a CDS encoding FAD-dependent oxidoreductase yields the protein MLRQNRTNPTRRICVVLLLFTCTLPLTSCRDAIQGLQSPSSGWSDESDEGLPPSGKRVIEPGSPEVTGYDAIVVGSGISGLCTALELARSHVHVCLIEMSSVYGGHAVMSQGAVSIVGTPVQAAKGIVDSPELAYQDFVRFGEDAEPEWVKYYVENSRAEIFDWITDLGVRFDELSSSPGNSVEREHQPSGRGLGLVTPIYRECLEHHNLVFVWNTKVESLVIRDSRVTGVMGRNLRTGQTHHFAAKHIVLATGGFQSNLEMVREFWPAEFRFPDRILVGSGRNSVGQGHRLAETAGGELVKMDHQWNYFTGIPDPRYPGTNRGLSAANMFGMIVNSEGQQFANLWGWAKEVMPKLLAQKQATLWFVFDEATKPKFVVSGSDWVDFKKVDAQILQNPELVKSAGTLEELAKKTGLPSENLVETVRRYNELVDKGNDDDFQRFGPGRPAYANNASPRLSTPPYYAMQAFPLTRKSMGGVAINLECQVLDHRQQPIPGLYAVGELTGLGGINGKAALEGTFLGPCIVTGRVAARSILTDLKQASNSSFHDSVRCSSCHDLAADLAKSRPSYWHFEHVHRIVIERNTDCRQCHAELTPFRKEGHRINPQAIANSCVNCHVARE
- a CDS encoding aldo/keto reductase; translation: MKYRRLGRTNWMVSEVGYGMWGMAGWTGSDLEEVNRALRRSVALGCNFFDTAWGYGAGKSEGILGDLVRDFPDRKLFTATKIPPKNFKWPSLREFSLEDCFPPGHIEQYVTDSLKNSGLSSFDLMQFHTWEDSWLKDDRWYHTMSDLKSQGLFSSIGISQNRWEPWNGVEAVKSGLIDCVQVIYNIFDQNPEDELFPACQKYDVGVIARVPFDEGTLTGTLTKSSTWAEGDWRNSYFVPENLHASVDRAEALRPLIPTGMTMAEMALRFTLSEPIVGTVIPGMRSIRNVEANMAASDAGPLSADLRKNLETHRWVRQPTEWSQ